The following proteins are co-located in the Escherichia fergusonii ATCC 35469 genome:
- the tamA gene encoding autotransporter assembly complex protein TamA, whose amino-acid sequence MRYIRQLCCASLLCLSGSAVAANVRLEVKGLSGALEKNVRAQLSTIQSDEVTPDQRFRARVDDAIREGLKALGYYQPTIEFDLRPPPKKGRQVLIANVTPGVPVLIGGTDVVLRGGARTDKDYLKLLDTRPAIGTVLNQGDYENFKKSLTSIALRKGYFDSEFTKAQLGIALGLHKAFWDIDYNSGERYRFGHVTFEGSQIRDEYLQNLVPFKEGDEYESKDLAELNRRLSATGWFNSVVVAPQFDKARETKVLPLTGVVSPRTENTIETGVGYSTDVGPRVKATWKKPWMNSYGHSLTTSTSISAPEQILDFSYKIPLLKNPLEQYYLVQGGFKRTDLNDTESDSTTLVASRYWDLSSGWQRAINLRWSLDHFTQGEVTNTTMLFYPGVMISRTRSRGGLMPTWGDSQRYSIDYSNTAWGSDVDFSVFQAQNVWIRTLYDRHRFVTRGTLGWIETGDFDKVPPDLRFFAGGDRSIRGYKYKSIAPKYPDGDLKGASKLITGSLEYQYNVTGKWWGAVFVDSGEAVSDIRRSNFKTGTGVGVRWESPVGPIKLDFAVPVADKDEHGLQFYIGLGPEL is encoded by the coding sequence GTGCGCTATATCCGACAGTTATGCTGTGCAAGCTTACTCTGCTTAAGCGGCTCTGCCGTTGCCGCGAATGTCCGTCTGGAAGTCAAAGGGCTATCAGGGGCGCTTGAGAAGAACGTTCGTGCCCAGCTTTCTACTATTCAAAGTGATGAAGTTACACCAGATCAGCGCTTTCGTGCGCGCGTGGATGATGCCATCCGCGAAGGTCTGAAAGCGTTGGGGTATTACCAGCCAACCATTGAATTTGATCTCCGTCCACCGCCAAAGAAAGGGCGGCAGGTTTTGATCGCCAACGTCACGCCAGGCGTTCCGGTGTTAATTGGTGGCACCGATGTGGTATTGCGCGGCGGCGCGCGGACCGATAAAGACTATTTGAAATTGCTCGATACTCGCCCGGCGATTGGCACTGTTCTGAACCAGGGTGATTATGAAAATTTCAAAAAGTCCTTAACCAGCATTGCGTTGCGTAAAGGCTATTTCGATAGCGAATTTACCAAAGCGCAGCTGGGCATTGCGCTCGGCCTGCATAAAGCCTTCTGGGATATTGATTATAATAGTGGCGAACGTTACCGCTTTGGGCATGTGACCTTTGAAGGATCACAAATTCGTGACGAATACCTGCAAAATCTGGTGCCGTTCAAAGAGGGCGATGAGTACGAATCGAAAGATCTGGCGGAACTGAACCGCCGACTTTCTGCTACCGGCTGGTTTAATTCGGTGGTGGTGGCACCACAATTTGATAAAGCGCGCGAAACGAAAGTATTACCGTTGACGGGCGTGGTTTCGCCGCGCACAGAAAACACCATCGAAACCGGGGTCGGTTACTCTACGGACGTGGGGCCACGAGTTAAGGCGACGTGGAAAAAACCATGGATGAACTCGTACGGTCATAGCCTGACCACCAGCACCAGTATTTCTGCACCGGAGCAGATCCTTGATTTCAGCTATAAAATTCCACTGCTTAAGAACCCCCTGGAACAATATTATTTGGTGCAGGGCGGTTTTAAGCGTACTGACCTGAACGATACCGAGTCTGACTCCACGACGCTGGTGGCTTCTCGCTACTGGGATCTTTCCAGCGGCTGGCAACGCGCGATTAACCTGCGCTGGAGTCTCGACCACTTTACTCAGGGCGAAGTCACCAACACCACGATGCTGTTTTATCCGGGGGTGATGATTAGCCGCACGCGTTCTCGCGGTGGCCTGATGCCAACCTGGGGCGACTCGCAACGCTACTCTATCGACTACTCCAACACCGCCTGGGGCTCAGATGTCGATTTCTCCGTTTTCCAGGCGCAAAACGTCTGGATCCGTACACTGTACGATCGCCATCGTTTTGTTACGCGCGGTACGTTGGGCTGGATTGAAACGGGTGACTTCGACAAAGTACCGCCGGATCTGCGTTTCTTCGCCGGGGGCGACCGCAGTATTCGTGGCTATAAATACAAATCGATCGCCCCGAAATACCCGGACGGCGACCTGAAAGGGGCCTCGAAGTTGATAACCGGATCGCTGGAGTACCAGTACAACGTCACCGGAAAATGGTGGGGCGCGGTGTTTGTCGATAGCGGCGAAGCGGTGAGCGATATCCGTCGTAGTAACTTTAAAACTGGCACCGGGGTTGGCGTGCGCTGGGAATCGCCAGTCGGGCCAATCAAACTCGATTTTGCCGTACCGGTCGCGGATAAAGACGAACACGGGTTACAGTTTTACATCGGTCTGGGGCCAGAATTATGA
- the yjcO gene encoding Sel1 family TPR-like repeat protein YjcO, with product MKRLFALMFLLTFFAHADEPQPGSQYLQAAEAGDRRAQYFLADSWLSSGNLSKAEYWAQKAADNGDADACALLAQIKITNPVSLDYPQAKILAEKAAQAGSKEGEVTLAHILVNTQAGKPDYPKAISLLENASEDLENDSAVDAQMLLGLIYANGVGIPADDEKATWYFKRSSAISRTGYSEYWAGMMFLNGEEGFIEKNKQKALHWLNLSCMEGFDTGCEEFEKLTNG from the coding sequence ATGAAACGATTATTTGCATTGATGTTTTTACTAACATTCTTTGCCCATGCCGACGAACCGCAGCCCGGAAGCCAATATCTGCAAGCGGCAGAAGCCGGTGACAGACGAGCACAGTATTTTCTTGCTGATAGCTGGCTTAGTTCCGGCAATCTCAGCAAGGCGGAATACTGGGCGCAAAAAGCAGCTGATAATGGTGATGCTGATGCCTGTGCTTTACTGGCACAAATCAAAATCACCAATCCGGTAAGTCTGGATTATCCACAAGCAAAAATTCTGGCTGAAAAAGCTGCTCAGGCAGGGAGTAAAGAAGGCGAAGTCACGCTGGCGCATATTCTGGTAAATACCCAGGCAGGTAAACCTGACTATCCGAAAGCTATTTCATTACTCGAAAATGCCTCTGAGGATTTGGAAAACGACTCTGCCGTTGATGCTCAGATGCTGTTAGGGCTTATTTATGCGAACGGCGTGGGCATTCCCGCCGATGACGAAAAAGCGACCTGGTATTTCAAGCGCAGTTCTGCCATTTCACGCACCGGTTATTCAGAATATTGGGCGGGAATGATGTTCTTAAACGGTGAAGAAGGTTTTATCGAGAAGAATAAACAGAAGGCGCTGCACTGGTTAAATCTGAGCTGTATGGAAGGGTTTGATACCGGGTGCGAAGAGTTCGAAAAATTAACTAACGGTTAA
- the actP gene encoding cation/acetate symporter ActP, translating into MKRVLTALAATLPFAANAADAISGAVERQPTNWQAIIMFLIFVVFTLGITYWASKRVRSRNDYYTAGGNITGFQNGLAIAGDYMSAASFLGISALVFTSGYDGLIYSLGFLVGWPIILFLIAERLRNLGRYTFADVASYRLKQGPIRILSACGSLVVVALYLIAQMVGAGKLIELLFGLNYHIAVVLVGVLMMMYVLFGGMLATTWVQIIKAVLLLFGASFMAFMVMKHVGFSFNNLFSEAMAVHPKGVDIMKPGGLVKDPISALSLGLGLMFGTAGLPHILMRFFTVSDAREARKSVFYATGFMGYFYILTFIIGFGAIMLVGANPEYKDAAGHLIGGNNMAAVHLANAVGGNLFLGFISAVAFATILAVVAGLTLAGASAVSHDLYANVFKKGATEREELRVSKITVLILGVIAIILGVLFENQNIAFMVGLAFAIAASCNFPIILLSMYWSKLTTRGAMMGGWLGLITAVVLMILGPTIWVQILGHEKAIFPYEYPALFSITVAFLGIWFFSATDNSAEGARERELFRAQFIRSQTGFGVEQGRAH; encoded by the coding sequence ATGAAAAGAGTTCTGACGGCGCTTGCCGCCACACTCCCTTTCGCAGCTAACGCCGCGGATGCTATTAGCGGGGCCGTAGAGCGCCAGCCAACGAACTGGCAGGCGATTATTATGTTCCTGATTTTCGTCGTGTTTACGCTCGGCATTACCTACTGGGCGTCAAAACGCGTACGTTCGCGTAATGACTACTACACCGCAGGCGGCAATATCACCGGTTTTCAGAACGGGCTGGCGATTGCCGGGGACTATATGTCCGCTGCCTCATTCTTGGGGATCTCCGCGCTGGTGTTTACCTCCGGCTATGACGGCTTAATTTACTCGCTGGGCTTCCTGGTGGGCTGGCCGATCATTTTGTTCCTGATTGCCGAACGTCTGCGTAACCTGGGGCGCTACACCTTTGCCGATGTAGCCTCTTACCGTCTGAAACAAGGGCCGATCCGTATTCTTTCGGCCTGTGGTTCTCTGGTGGTCGTGGCGCTTTACCTTATCGCCCAGATGGTAGGCGCAGGTAAACTTATCGAGCTGCTGTTCGGCCTTAACTATCACATTGCGGTAGTGCTGGTCGGCGTGCTGATGATGATGTACGTCCTGTTCGGCGGCATGCTGGCGACCACCTGGGTACAGATTATCAAAGCTGTGCTGTTACTGTTTGGTGCCAGCTTTATGGCCTTTATGGTGATGAAACACGTCGGCTTTAGCTTCAACAATCTGTTCAGCGAAGCGATGGCGGTACACCCGAAAGGTGTCGATATCATGAAGCCGGGCGGACTGGTGAAAGATCCCATCTCCGCGCTGTCGCTGGGGCTGGGGCTGATGTTTGGTACGGCTGGCTTACCGCACATTCTGATGCGTTTCTTTACGGTCAGCGATGCCCGTGAAGCGCGTAAGAGCGTGTTCTACGCCACCGGATTTATGGGCTACTTCTACATCCTGACCTTTATTATCGGCTTTGGCGCGATCATGCTGGTTGGTGCAAATCCGGAATATAAAGACGCGGCGGGCCATCTGATTGGTGGTAACAACATGGCGGCAGTTCACCTGGCCAATGCGGTGGGCGGCAACCTGTTCCTCGGCTTTATTTCAGCGGTTGCTTTCGCCACCATTCTTGCGGTGGTTGCGGGTCTGACGCTGGCGGGCGCATCGGCGGTGTCTCACGACCTGTACGCTAACGTATTCAAAAAAGGCGCGACCGAACGTGAAGAACTGCGGGTATCGAAAATCACCGTGCTGATCCTCGGCGTGATTGCCATTATCCTCGGCGTGCTGTTTGAGAATCAGAACATCGCCTTCATGGTGGGCCTGGCGTTTGCCATCGCGGCGAGCTGTAACTTCCCGATCATTCTGCTTTCCATGTACTGGTCGAAACTGACCACTCGTGGCGCGATGATGGGCGGCTGGCTGGGGCTGATTACCGCAGTGGTACTGATGATTCTCGGCCCTACCATTTGGGTACAGATCCTCGGTCACGAAAAAGCCATCTTCCCGTACGAATACCCGGCGCTGTTCTCTATCACCGTGGCATTCCTCGGCATATGGTTCTTCTCGGCAACCGATAACTCAGCGGAAGGTGCGCGTGAGCGTGAACTGTTCCGTGCGCAGTTTATCCGCTCCCAGACTGGCTTTGGCGTTGAGCAAGGCCGCGCGCATTAA
- the msrA gene encoding peptide-methionine (S)-S-oxide reductase MsrA, which produces MSLFDKKHLVSPADALPGRNTPMPVATLHAVNGHSMTNVPDGMEIAIFAMGCFWGVERLFWQLPGVYSTAAGYTGGYTPNPTYREVCSGETGHAEAVRIVYDPSVISYEQLLQVFWENHDPAQGMRQGNDHGTQYRSAIYPLTPEQDSAARASRERFQAAMIAANDDRPVTTEIANATPFYYAEDDHQQYLHKNPYGYCGIGGIGVCLPPDA; this is translated from the coding sequence ATGAGTTTATTTGATAAAAAGCATCTGGTTTCCCCCGCCGATGCCCTGCCTGGACGTAACACCCCGATGCCCGTAGCCACCTTGCATGCGGTCAACGGTCACTCAATGACCAACGTACCTGACGGAATGGAAATCGCCATTTTTGCGATGGGCTGTTTCTGGGGCGTGGAGCGACTTTTCTGGCAGCTTCCTGGGGTTTACAGCACTGCCGCTGGTTATACAGGAGGCTATACACCGAATCCTACTTACAGGGAAGTGTGCTCTGGAGAAACAGGCCATGCCGAAGCGGTACGTATTGTTTACGATCCTTCGGTAATCAGCTATGAGCAGCTGTTACAGGTATTTTGGGAGAATCACGATCCCGCCCAGGGTATGCGTCAGGGCAATGACCACGGCACGCAGTATCGTTCGGCGATTTATCCACTGACACCGGAACAAGATTCGGCCGCCCGTGCCAGCCGGGAACGTTTTCAGGCCGCGATGATCGCCGCTAATGATGATCGCCCTGTCACCACTGAAATAGCCAACGCCACGCCATTCTATTATGCCGAGGATGACCACCAGCAATATCTGCATAAAAATCCGTATGGTTATTGCGGTATCGGTGGGATTGGCGTCTGTCTGCCGCCTGATGCCTGA
- the acs gene encoding acetate--CoA ligase, whose protein sequence is MSQIHKHTIPANIADRCLITPQQYEAMYQQSINAPDTFWGEQGKILDWIKPYQKVKNTSFAPGNVSIKWYEDGTLNLAANCLDRHLQENGDRTAIIWEGDDASQSKHISYKELHRDVCRFANTLLELGIKKGDVVAIYMPMVPEAAVAMLACARIGAVHSVIFGGFSPEAVAGRIIDSNSRLVITSDEGVRAGRSIPLKKNVDDALKNPNVTSVEHVVVLKRTGGKIDWQEGRDLWWHDLIEQASDQHQAQEMNAEDPLFILYTSGSTGKPKGVLHTTGGYLVYAALTFKYVFDYHPGDIYWCTADVGWVTGHSYLLYGPLACGATTLMFEGVPNWPTPARMAQVVDKHQVNILYTAPTAIRALMAEGDKAIEGTDRSSLRILGSVGEPINPEAWEWYWKKIGNEKCPVVDTWWQTETGGFMITPLPGATELKAGSATRPFFGVQPALVDNEGNALEGATEGSLVITDSWPGQARTLFGDHERFEQTYFSTFKNMYFSGDGARRDEDGYYWITGRVDDVLNVSGHRLGTAEIESALVAHPKIAEAAVVGIPHNIKGQAIYAYVTLNHGEEPSPELYAEVRNWVRKEIGPLATPDVLHWTDSLPKTRSGKIMRRILRKIAAGDTSNLGDTSTLADPGVVEKLLEEKQAIAMPS, encoded by the coding sequence ATGAGTCAAATTCACAAACACACCATTCCTGCCAACATCGCAGACCGTTGCCTGATAACCCCTCAGCAGTACGAGGCGATGTATCAACAATCTATTAACGCACCAGATACCTTCTGGGGCGAACAGGGAAAAATTCTCGACTGGATCAAACCTTACCAGAAGGTGAAAAACACCTCCTTTGCCCCGGGTAATGTGTCCATTAAATGGTACGAGGACGGCACGCTGAATCTGGCGGCGAACTGCCTTGACCGCCATCTGCAAGAAAACGGCGATCGCACCGCCATCATCTGGGAAGGCGACGACGCCAGCCAGAGCAAACATATCAGCTATAAAGAGCTGCATCGCGATGTTTGCCGCTTCGCCAATACCCTGCTCGAGCTGGGCATTAAAAAAGGTGATGTAGTGGCGATTTATATGCCAATGGTGCCGGAAGCCGCGGTCGCGATGCTGGCCTGCGCCCGCATTGGCGCGGTGCATTCGGTAATTTTCGGCGGCTTCTCGCCGGAAGCCGTTGCCGGACGCATTATCGATTCTAACTCACGGTTGGTGATCACTTCTGACGAAGGTGTGCGCGCCGGGCGCAGTATTCCGCTGAAGAAAAACGTCGATGACGCTCTGAAAAATCCGAATGTCACTAGCGTTGAGCATGTGGTGGTACTGAAGCGTACTGGCGGAAAAATTGACTGGCAGGAAGGGCGCGATCTGTGGTGGCACGACCTGATTGAGCAAGCGAGCGATCAGCACCAGGCGCAAGAGATGAACGCTGAAGATCCGCTGTTTATTCTCTACACTTCCGGTTCTACCGGGAAGCCGAAAGGCGTGCTGCACACTACCGGCGGTTATCTGGTGTACGCGGCGCTGACTTTTAAATATGTCTTTGATTATCATCCGGGCGATATCTACTGGTGCACCGCCGATGTGGGCTGGGTTACCGGGCACAGTTATTTGCTGTACGGCCCGCTGGCATGCGGCGCGACCACGCTGATGTTTGAAGGCGTACCGAACTGGCCGACGCCTGCCCGTATGGCCCAGGTGGTGGATAAGCATCAGGTCAATATTCTCTATACCGCGCCCACGGCGATTCGCGCGCTGATGGCAGAAGGCGATAAAGCGATCGAAGGCACTGACCGTTCGTCGCTGCGCATTCTCGGTTCCGTAGGCGAGCCAATCAACCCGGAAGCGTGGGAGTGGTACTGGAAGAAGATCGGCAACGAGAAATGTCCGGTGGTCGATACATGGTGGCAGACCGAAACTGGCGGTTTCATGATCACGCCACTGCCTGGCGCTACCGAGCTAAAAGCCGGTTCGGCGACGCGTCCGTTCTTCGGCGTGCAACCGGCGCTGGTCGATAACGAAGGTAACGCGCTGGAAGGGGCTACCGAAGGCAGCCTGGTGATCACCGACTCCTGGCCGGGTCAGGCGCGTACATTGTTTGGCGATCACGAGCGTTTTGAACAGACCTACTTCTCCACCTTCAAAAATATGTATTTCAGCGGCGACGGCGCGCGTCGTGATGAAGATGGCTATTACTGGATCACCGGGCGTGTGGACGACGTGCTGAACGTCTCGGGTCACCGTCTGGGAACAGCGGAGATTGAGTCGGCGCTGGTGGCACATCCGAAAATTGCCGAAGCCGCTGTCGTCGGTATTCCGCACAATATTAAAGGTCAGGCGATCTACGCCTACGTCACGCTTAATCACGGGGAGGAACCGTCACCAGAACTGTACGCAGAAGTCCGCAACTGGGTGCGTAAAGAGATTGGCCCGCTGGCAACGCCAGACGTGCTGCACTGGACCGACTCCCTGCCTAAAACCCGCTCCGGCAAAATTATGCGCCGTATTCTGCGCAAAATTGCGGCGGGCGATACCAGCAACCTGGGCGATACCTCGACACTTGCCGATCCTGGCGTAGTCGAGAAGCTGCTTGAAGAGAAGCAGGCTATCGCGATGCCATCGTAA
- the gltP gene encoding glutamate/aspartate:proton symporter GltP: MKNIKISLAWQILIAMVLGILLGSYLHYHSDSRDWLVVNFLSPAGDIFIHLIKMIVVPIVISTLIVGIAGVGDAKQLGRIGAKTIIYFEVITTVAIILGITLANVFQPGAGVDMSQLATVDISKYQSTTEAVQSSSHGIMGTILSLVPTNIVASMAKGEMLPIIFFSVLFGLGLSSLPATHREPLVTVFRSISETMFKVTHMVMRYAPVGVFALIAVTVANFGFSSLWPLAKLVLLVHFAILFFALVVLGIVARLCGLSVWILIRILKDELILAYSTASSESVLPRIIEKMEAYGAPASITSFVVPTGYSFNLDGSTLYQSIAAIFIAQLYGIDLSIWQEIVLVLTLMVTSKGIAGVPGVSFVVLLATLGSVGIPLEGLAFIAGVDRILDMARTALNVVGNALAVLVIAKWEHKFDRKKALAYEREVLGKFDKTAQ, encoded by the coding sequence ATGAAAAATATAAAAATCAGCCTGGCCTGGCAGATCCTTATTGCTATGGTGCTGGGCATTCTCCTGGGAAGTTACCTGCATTATCACAGTGATAGCCGTGACTGGTTAGTCGTCAATTTTCTCTCTCCGGCAGGCGATATCTTTATTCATCTGATCAAAATGATCGTTGTACCCATTGTGATCTCGACACTGATTGTCGGTATCGCCGGTGTGGGTGATGCTAAGCAACTGGGGCGTATTGGCGCGAAAACCATTATCTATTTCGAGGTGATCACCACTGTCGCCATCATTCTGGGGATCACCCTGGCGAACGTCTTCCAGCCCGGTGCAGGGGTGGATATGTCACAGCTGGCGACCGTCGATATCTCGAAATATCAGAGCACTACAGAAGCGGTACAGAGCAGTTCCCACGGTATTATGGGCACGATTTTGTCTCTGGTGCCGACGAATATTGTGGCGTCGATGGCGAAAGGCGAAATGTTACCGATCATCTTCTTCTCGGTACTGTTTGGTCTGGGGCTTTCCTCCCTGCCCGCAACGCATCGTGAACCGCTGGTGACCGTGTTCCGCTCCATTTCTGAAACCATGTTTAAAGTGACTCACATGGTGATGCGTTACGCGCCGGTAGGTGTGTTTGCGTTGATTGCGGTGACGGTGGCTAACTTTGGTTTCTCTTCACTGTGGCCACTGGCGAAACTGGTGCTGCTGGTGCATTTCGCCATTCTGTTCTTCGCGCTGGTAGTACTGGGAATTGTGGCGCGCCTGTGCGGGTTAAGTGTCTGGATCCTGATTCGTATTCTGAAAGATGAGCTGATTCTGGCGTACTCCACTGCCAGCTCTGAAAGCGTGCTGCCGCGAATTATTGAGAAGATGGAAGCCTACGGTGCACCGGCGTCGATCACCAGTTTCGTGGTTCCGACCGGTTATTCCTTTAACCTTGACGGTTCAACGCTATATCAAAGTATTGCCGCTATTTTTATCGCCCAGCTGTACGGCATTGACCTGTCAATCTGGCAGGAGATCGTTCTGGTACTGACGCTGATGGTAACGTCAAAAGGGATTGCTGGCGTGCCTGGCGTATCGTTTGTGGTATTGCTGGCGACGTTGGGAAGCGTAGGGATCCCGCTGGAAGGTCTGGCGTTTATTGCCGGGGTTGACCGTATCCTCGACATGGCACGTACGGCACTGAATGTGGTGGGTAACGCCCTGGCGGTGCTGGTGATTGCCAAGTGGGAACACAAATTTGACCGTAAGAAAGCGCTGGCTTATGAGCGTGAAGTGCTGGGCAAATTTGATAAAACTGCGCAATAG
- a CDS encoding DUF485 domain-containing protein has protein sequence MNGTIYQRIEDNAHFRELVEKRQRFATILSIIMLAVYIGFILLIAFAPGWLGTPLNPNTSVTRGIPIGVGVIVISFVLTGIYIWRANGEFDRLNNEVLHEVQAS, from the coding sequence ATGAATGGCACTATTTATCAGCGGATAGAAGACAATGCGCATTTCAGGGAGTTAGTCGAAAAACGGCAACGGTTTGCCACCATCCTGTCGATTATTATGCTGGCAGTTTATATCGGCTTTATTTTACTGATCGCCTTCGCGCCCGGCTGGCTGGGCACTCCGCTGAATCCGAACACCAGCGTCACACGCGGTATTCCGATTGGTGTTGGAGTGATCGTGATCTCCTTTGTTCTCACCGGTATCTACATCTGGCGGGCGAACGGCGAATTCGACCGTCTTAATAATGAAGTCCTGCATGAGGTACAAGCATCATGA